AAATTCTTCAAAGCGCTTTTACCTCTTGCTTGAACCCGTACCTCATCAGGTATTCCACCAAATCCGCTTCCATGACTTCCCGTTGGGTAATGTTCTTCTCCTTGCTAAATTATTTCTTGGAGCTCCTGGCAGAAGTAGTCAACAATTATATCCCGATTCTTTTATAGTCTTTTACTAATTCCGTAGCCAGTCTTTCCTTCTTTATAAGCTGTATCTTATGGGATTGTGTTATTCATTCGCATTTTCGCTGTATCTGTGCTATTATATAGCGGGTACGAAAAAGGAGGTCTTCCTTTTATGATCAATCGAGAATTATATATGGGCCGCATCCGCCCCTTTATCGGCGGCGAGCTGATAAAAGTTTTAACCGGCATCCGCCGCAGCGGAAAGTCCGTTATGTTGGATTTGATAAAAAGAGAGCTTGTCGCCTCCGGAGTAAGCGAAAACCAGTTTATTTCCATCAATTTTGAAAATCTAAGCAATGCCCATCTTTGCTCTGCTAATGCACTGCATAAGGAAATCAAGAGCCGCGTTTCCACAATCACAGAAAAAGCATATCTATTTTTTGATGAGATTCAAGAGGTCGATGATTGGGAAAAATGCATTAACTCTTTCCGTGTGGAGTTTGACTGCGATATCTATATCACGGGCTCAAATGCCAAGCTGCTTTCTGGAGAGTTGGCCACATATCTTGCAGGGAGATATGTAGAGTTTGTAATTTACCCATTTTCCTTTGAAGAATTTTCAAGACTATACCAAACGGTTTTCCCCAATACTGATCAAAGGGAGATCTTCACCCACTATTTGACAGACGGCGGGATGCCGTATTTGAGCAACTTACGTTATGCAGAGGAGCCTAGCCGTCAGTATTTGCAAGACATTTACAATTCCGTCGTCCTTAAGGATATTGTAAAGCGCAACAATATTCGGGATGTTGATTTGCTGGAGCATATCATCGCATATATTACAGCGAATGTGGGAACGACTTTCTCGGCTACGGCAATTTCAAAATATCTCAAGAGTGAGAGACGTACCGTGGCTCCGGAAACAATCCTGAACTACATCAAGGCTTGCGAGGATGCTTTTCTGTTTTACCGTGTCCGCAGGCGGGATTTACAGGGAAAGAAGATTCTCACCGTCAATGACAAATACTATATCGCCGATCATGGTATCAGAGAGGCTGTTTTTGGCGGCAACATGAAGGATATCAATCTCATTTTTGAAAACATTGTATTTTTGGAACTTCTGCGACGGGGATATAAAGTTACAGTCGGAAAAGCAGGAGAGAAAGAGATTGATTTTATTGCCGAAAAACAAAATCAAAAACTCTATGTTCAGGTAGCTTACCTGCTTGCTTCCGAAGAGACCATCCGGCGTGAATTTGGGGCATACGGTAATATCAGAGATAACTTTCCCAAGTATGTGGTATCGTATGATGAGTTTGATATGAGCCGGGACGGCATGAAGCACCGGAACATCCGTGAATTTTTACTGACTGATGATTGGAGCTGAGCCTAATCAACCGCTCAAGCCTGTCTTCACGCATATCCAGCGCTTCAGTAACCCAATTGTATAATTACCTTCCCCCGAACATAGCCAGACGTTCTTTAATGGCGCCCAACTTGGAGGAAAGCTCGGCCTCTTTGCCGCGTTCCTTTTCCACCACCTCGGCGGGCGCTTTATTCAGGAAACCGGGATTATTGAGCTTGCCCCGCACCCGGGCCAAATCTTTCTCTAAAGCCTGCCTGTCTTTGTTTAGCCGGGCCAATTCTTTGTCCACGTCAATTAATCCCCTCAAGGGCACAAATATTTGAATATCCCGGGCCACAGCGGTAGCGGCTTGTTCGGGTTTATCGGACAACTCGGCCAGTACCTCGGCGTGGCAGTTGGCCAGCCCTTCCACATAGGCCAGGTTACCCGCCAACACCTCACGCAGCGCGGGGACAGAGGTAACGATAAGCGCCTCGGCCCGTCTGCCCGGCGGCACATTCATTTCACTGCGAATTTGTCTTATACCACGAATTGCCTCCATAATTATCTCCATGCGTTCCTCGCCCGGTCCGTCCACAAGTTCCCGCCTATACTCGGGCCACGAGGCCCGCATAACTGTGGTACCGCGGTGCGGCAAGCGCTGCCAGATCTCCTCGGTAATAAAGGGCATAAACGGGTGCAGCAGTTCCAGCGCCCCACGCAGTACAACGGTCAGCACATGCTGGGCCACCTCCCGGTCGGCGGCGCCGGTTTTACCGTAAAGGCGCGGCTTAACCAGTTCAATGTACCAGTCGCACAATTCATTCCAGGTAAATTCATACAGTACCCGGGCGGCCTCGCCCAGTTCATATTTCTCCAGAAATTCAGTGCATTCCCGTATCGCCCGCTGGTAACGGCTTATAATCCAGCAATCGGCCAGTGTATAATTCTCCCGGCCGGGTGTTTTTTCGGGTGCGTAATCCTGCAAATTCATCAGGGCAAACCGGGAAGCGTTCCAGATCTTATTGGCAAAATTTCGGGCCCCATCCAAGCGTTCAAAATGGAAGCGCAGGTCGTTGCCCGGGGTATTGCCCGTCACCAGCATAAACCGCAGACTGTCCGCTCCGTGGCTTTCAATAACCTCGATGGGATCCACGCCGTTGCCCAGCGACTTGCTCATCTTGCGGCCCAGAGCGTCCAGCACCAGCCCGTGAATGAATACTTCCCTAAAGGGCACATCATCCATAAACTCCAGCCCGCTGAAAATCATCCGGGCCACCCAGAAAAAGATAATGTCCCGGCCTGTCACCAACACCGAAGTGGGATAATAGTATGCCAGATCCACCGTCTTATGGGGCCAGCCCAAGGTGGAGAAAGGCCACAGCGCCGAACTGAACCAGGTATCCAGTACATCGGGATCCTGCTCCAAGTTGGCCGAACCGCACCGGCATTTGGCCGGGCGGGTCTTACTCACTATTACTTCGTCACAATCACGGCAGTAATAAACCGGTATGCGATGTCCCCACCATAATTGACGGCTGATGCACCAATCCCGGATGTTCTCCATCCAGTTCAGGTATACTTTAGTAAAACGTTCGGGAATGAATTTTAAACGACCGTCTTGGGCCGCGTTAATGGCGGGTTCGGCCAGCGGTTTCATACGTACAAACCATTGTTTGGAAAGCATGGGCTCAATAACCGATGAACAGCGGTAGCAGTGCCCCACAGCGTGGGACAAATCCTCAATCTTGACCAACAGCCCTTTGGCCTGCAAATCCTTGACAATACGTTTGCGACATTCCCAGCGGTCCTGACCTTGATACCGGGCCCCGGCATCTTTAGTCATCCGTGCTTCCCGGTCAATGACCCGCACCGATGGCAGATCGTGCCTCTTGCCTACTTCAAAGTCGTTGGGGTCGTGGGCCGGGGTGATTTTAACCGCGCCAGTACCGAATTCGGGCTCTACATACTCGTCGGCAATAACAGGAATTTCTTTTTCCACCAGGGGCAAAACTACGGTTTTGCCGATTAAATGCCTGTAGCGATCATCCTCGGGGTGCACCGCCACCGCCGTATCACCCAGCATGGTTTCAGGCCGGGTGGTGGCTACGGTGATAAATTCACCCGGACTGCCTTGAACCGGATATTTAATGTAATAAAGTTGGCCGGGCTTGTCCCGGTGTTCCACCTCAATATCGCTGATGGTGGTCTGACAATGGGGACACCAGTTGGTTATATAATAATCCCGATAGATCAGGCCCCGCTCGTAAAGGCGCACAAACACTTCCTGCACGGCTTCGGAACAGCCCTCATCCATGGTAAATCGCTCCCGGTCCCAGTCGCAGGAGGAGCCCAGGCGGCGCAGCTGGTGAGTGATGCGTCCCCCGTACTGCTCTTTCCAGGCCCAGACCCGCTCCAGGAATTTTTCCCGGCCCAGCTCATATTTATCGGTGCCTTCCTTGCGCAGTTGTTCTTCCACCTTGGCCTGGGTGGCAATACCGGCGTGGTCGGTGCCGGGCAGCCATAGAGCATTGTAACCCTGCATGCGGCGCCAGCGGGTAAGAATATCCTGCAAGGTATTATCAAGGGCATGTCCCATATGCAGCTGCCCGGTTACGTTGGGCGGCGGCATAACTATACAGTAGGGCTCTTTTTCAGGGTCAGCGGC
This genomic interval from Desulfoscipio sp. XC116 contains the following:
- a CDS encoding valine--tRNA ligase, coding for MAKQFDMPTTYDPRAVEDKWYKYWEENKYFRSAADPEKEPYCIVMPPPNVTGQLHMGHALDNTLQDILTRWRRMQGYNALWLPGTDHAGIATQAKVEEQLRKEGTDKYELGREKFLERVWAWKEQYGGRITHQLRRLGSSCDWDRERFTMDEGCSEAVQEVFVRLYERGLIYRDYYITNWCPHCQTTISDIEVEHRDKPGQLYYIKYPVQGSPGEFITVATTRPETMLGDTAVAVHPEDDRYRHLIGKTVVLPLVEKEIPVIADEYVEPEFGTGAVKITPAHDPNDFEVGKRHDLPSVRVIDREARMTKDAGARYQGQDRWECRKRIVKDLQAKGLLVKIEDLSHAVGHCYRCSSVIEPMLSKQWFVRMKPLAEPAINAAQDGRLKFIPERFTKVYLNWMENIRDWCISRQLWWGHRIPVYYCRDCDEVIVSKTRPAKCRCGSANLEQDPDVLDTWFSSALWPFSTLGWPHKTVDLAYYYPTSVLVTGRDIIFFWVARMIFSGLEFMDDVPFREVFIHGLVLDALGRKMSKSLGNGVDPIEVIESHGADSLRFMLVTGNTPGNDLRFHFERLDGARNFANKIWNASRFALMNLQDYAPEKTPGRENYTLADCWIISRYQRAIRECTEFLEKYELGEAARVLYEFTWNELCDWYIELVKPRLYGKTGAADREVAQHVLTVVLRGALELLHPFMPFITEEIWQRLPHRGTTVMRASWPEYRRELVDGPGEERMEIIMEAIRGIRQIRSEMNVPPGRRAEALIVTSVPALREVLAGNLAYVEGLANCHAEVLAELSDKPEQAATAVARDIQIFVPLRGLIDVDKELARLNKDRQALEKDLARVRGKLNNPGFLNKAPAEVVEKERGKEAELSSKLGAIKERLAMFGGR
- a CDS encoding ATP-binding protein, which gives rise to MINRELYMGRIRPFIGGELIKVLTGIRRSGKSVMLDLIKRELVASGVSENQFISINFENLSNAHLCSANALHKEIKSRVSTITEKAYLFFDEIQEVDDWEKCINSFRVEFDCDIYITGSNAKLLSGELATYLAGRYVEFVIYPFSFEEFSRLYQTVFPNTDQREIFTHYLTDGGMPYLSNLRYAEEPSRQYLQDIYNSVVLKDIVKRNNIRDVDLLEHIIAYITANVGTTFSATAISKYLKSERRTVAPETILNYIKACEDAFLFYRVRRRDLQGKKILTVNDKYYIADHGIREAVFGGNMKDINLIFENIVFLELLRRGYKVTVGKAGEKEIDFIAEKQNQKLYVQVAYLLASEETIRREFGAYGNIRDNFPKYVVSYDEFDMSRDGMKHRNIREFLLTDDWS